Proteins from one Salinispora arenicola genomic window:
- a CDS encoding CGNR zinc finger domain-containing protein, with protein MNFDAYARIGVALVNARLDDLDDLRSLFPDDSSWMPEALSERDLANCRRAQKRLRDVFEYGTSGRDVQAVAELNALLEAYPVQPRISGHDSSDWHMHVTSRGASVSAEYLAGAVWGLSVWLCEYGSARFGVCADERCGNVYLDTSSNCCRRFCSERCATRSHVAAHRARKRAAIGGRLAVAAQPTTPADSLTPVS; from the coding sequence TGAACTTCGACGCGTACGCCCGGATCGGCGTTGCACTCGTCAACGCGCGTCTGGACGACCTCGACGACCTCCGTTCGCTCTTCCCCGACGACAGTTCGTGGATGCCCGAGGCGCTGTCGGAGCGAGATCTCGCGAACTGCCGACGGGCACAGAAGCGGCTTCGCGATGTCTTCGAGTACGGCACGTCCGGGCGGGACGTCCAAGCGGTTGCCGAGCTGAACGCGCTGCTGGAGGCGTATCCGGTGCAGCCTCGAATTTCCGGGCACGACTCCAGCGACTGGCACATGCACGTCACCAGCCGTGGCGCCTCGGTGAGCGCGGAGTACCTGGCCGGCGCTGTCTGGGGGCTGTCGGTGTGGCTCTGTGAATACGGCAGTGCCCGGTTCGGCGTGTGCGCGGACGAGCGGTGCGGCAACGTCTACCTGGATACGTCCTCGAACTGTTGCCGGCGGTTCTGTTCCGAGCGCTGCGCCACCCGCTCGCATGTGGCGGCGCACCGTGCCCGGAAGCGGGCCGCGATCGGCGGCCGGCTCGCGGTGGCGGCACAGCCGACCACCCCGGCCGACAGCCTGACTCCGGTCAGCTGA